A stretch of the uncultured Cohaesibacter sp. genome encodes the following:
- a CDS encoding ATP-binding protein, whose translation MLELAQLLMTIAGLGLPMGVMLLLSGRVKSRNELDTVTRIMTAFCLSLVCFWMFGYGLFEGKSYLGFVGTGFLMLDQMELFNGAEDLRTIYLFSIPPILATAAMVERGSFAGGTLLSIFVAIFVVPIVAHWAWASGAGEPGWLAALGFIDHGGSVVIFVSAGFVALAVSNFIGPRHGRFPLQNDRPRGHSPTYHAMGVILMIFGLALLSAGQVEIIGAMPSLMFKVLLGASFAAIASLCLLLIRSRSGTGSAIDLLAASLAGAVALIAFAQHSTNANAALTGLFAGTVCIGLRRLMVTIELDDPGDLIASFLAGGLIGGLIAPALWQSSAISSIDQLMVQLMGIAVIAAWSYSVTFLAAQIISMVINLRVSEETEAIGLSRAHFGLQSELDFLISQLLVSTGKQYGSPDSNTVHLTQLSSGFSDAIVKLRTETHRATDRIQATSTDSKQASQMTTNIRLAEDTLRVKAEDILLLLENTLRGRNSQMGGAQFQAWLSQALEILMGPMMRDLEQFTRHLKLQADLKEIETIVITAADVIARSAHNIELMRDLTDARARGFFSRDHECDLAEMLAEQATYITACAEIRNSPIQIDCPAKSGLVAAGDHNAFNRILYLLVEAALNRLNSHDAQPVRIELREHGHGHGIVLECLDTGSALSPRQIRAILEPFKEEHALDSIGLGQVLPLMLVARLVDAVGGEISVSSQEGLGTLVQSRFRRLEAKIERDRQYSAA comes from the coding sequence ATGTTGGAACTTGCGCAATTGCTGATGACGATTGCTGGCCTTGGTCTCCCCATGGGGGTGATGTTGCTGCTATCTGGCCGCGTCAAAAGCCGCAACGAGCTTGATACGGTTACCCGCATCATGACGGCCTTCTGTCTGTCGCTGGTCTGCTTCTGGATGTTCGGCTATGGCTTGTTCGAAGGCAAAAGCTATCTGGGATTTGTTGGCACCGGTTTCCTGATGCTCGATCAGATGGAACTGTTCAATGGCGCGGAAGATCTGCGCACCATCTATCTCTTTTCCATTCCGCCAATCCTTGCTACGGCAGCCATGGTTGAACGCGGCAGTTTTGCTGGTGGCACACTTCTTTCCATCTTCGTAGCCATTTTTGTTGTGCCGATTGTTGCTCACTGGGCATGGGCATCCGGAGCAGGGGAGCCCGGCTGGCTCGCCGCTCTTGGCTTTATCGATCACGGTGGTTCAGTGGTCATCTTTGTGTCAGCAGGCTTTGTCGCGCTGGCTGTGAGCAACTTCATTGGCCCGCGTCACGGTCGGTTCCCGCTGCAAAATGATCGGCCACGTGGCCACAGCCCCACCTATCATGCCATGGGCGTAATCCTGATGATCTTTGGGCTGGCCCTTTTGAGTGCCGGGCAGGTGGAAATCATTGGTGCCATGCCATCCCTCATGTTCAAGGTATTGTTGGGTGCCAGCTTTGCCGCCATCGCCTCGCTTTGTTTGCTGCTCATCCGGTCTCGCTCCGGCACCGGGTCGGCGATTGATCTGCTGGCCGCCTCGCTGGCCGGTGCTGTTGCGCTCATTGCCTTTGCCCAGCATAGCACCAACGCCAATGCGGCGCTGACTGGCCTGTTTGCAGGCACTGTCTGTATTGGGTTGCGCCGCCTCATGGTGACCATCGAATTGGATGATCCCGGTGATTTGATCGCTTCCTTTCTGGCCGGTGGTCTGATCGGTGGTCTCATCGCGCCAGCCTTGTGGCAGAGCAGCGCCATTTCCTCAATCGACCAATTGATGGTGCAGCTCATGGGCATTGCCGTGATCGCCGCATGGTCTTACTCAGTCACGTTTTTGGCAGCCCAGATCATATCCATGGTGATCAACTTGCGTGTCAGTGAAGAGACCGAGGCTATTGGACTGTCTCGTGCTCATTTTGGTCTGCAAAGCGAGTTGGACTTCCTGATTTCTCAATTGCTGGTCTCGACCGGCAAGCAATATGGATCCCCGGACAGCAACACGGTGCATCTGACCCAATTGTCCTCCGGTTTCAGCGACGCGATCGTCAAGCTGCGGACCGAAACCCATCGGGCAACTGACCGAATTCAGGCCACCAGTACCGATTCCAAGCAGGCTTCCCAGATGACCACCAACATCCGCTTGGCCGAAGACACTTTGCGGGTGAAGGCTGAAGACATTCTGTTGTTGCTGGAAAACACCTTGAGGGGACGCAATTCCCAAATGGGTGGGGCACAGTTCCAGGCATGGTTGTCGCAGGCACTGGAGATCCTCATGGGGCCGATGATGCGCGATCTGGAGCAATTCACCCGCCATCTGAAGCTTCAGGCTGATCTGAAGGAAATCGAGACAATTGTCATCACTGCCGCCGACGTCATTGCTCGAAGTGCTCACAACATCGAATTGATGCGTGACCTGACCGACGCCCGGGCCCGTGGCTTCTTCTCGCGCGATCATGAATGTGATCTGGCTGAGATGCTGGCTGAACAAGCCACTTATATCACCGCCTGCGCCGAAATTCGCAACAGCCCGATCCAGATTGACTGTCCTGCCAAAAGCGGTCTGGTCGCCGCCGGTGACCACAATGCTTTCAATCGCATTCTTTATCTGTTGGTCGAAGCCGCGCTCAACCGGTTGAACAGCCATGATGCCCAACCGGTTCGCATCGAATTGCGCGAACATGGCCACGGCCATGGCATTGTGCTCGAATGCCTCGATACCGGTTCCGCATTGTCACCAAGGCAGATCCGAGCAATCCTTGAGCCATTCAAGGAAGAGCATGCTCTCGATTCCATCGGTCTGGGGCAAGTGTTGCCATTAATGCTGGTAGCGCGTCTGGTCGATGCGGTTGGAGGGGAGATTTCTGTCTCCAGCCAAGAAGGTCTCGGCACGCTGGTACAGAGCCGTTTCCGCCGGCTCGAGGCTAAGATCGAACGCGATCGACAATATTCCGCAGCCTGA